A region of Candidatus Deferrimicrobium sp. DNA encodes the following proteins:
- the lnt gene encoding apolipoprotein N-acyltransferase has translation PADGGKFYNSVFHMDARGVVLGRYDKRHLVPFGEYIPLRSVLYFLRKLTAGGEDFSSGTGPALFRFGGRPFAASVCYEALFPGLTREGVLGGATWLVNVTNDAWFGDTVAPHQHLAMARMRCVEFRRPMVRAANSGISAIIDADGGFAASLGLFRRGILVAAIRPATGETVYAKTGEIFGISCSILTVFAFILPLRGSHGFRIARREDVGA, from the coding sequence ATCCCGCTGACGGTGGGAAATTCTACAACAGTGTTTTCCATATGGACGCTCGCGGGGTCGTTCTCGGTCGGTACGACAAGCGCCATCTGGTGCCGTTCGGCGAATACATTCCCCTGCGTTCGGTCCTTTATTTCCTGCGCAAGCTGACCGCGGGCGGCGAAGACTTCTCGTCCGGGACCGGCCCGGCCCTCTTCCGGTTCGGCGGACGTCCGTTCGCGGCATCGGTATGCTACGAGGCGCTGTTCCCGGGGTTGACCCGGGAAGGGGTCCTCGGAGGCGCGACGTGGCTCGTTAACGTGACGAACGACGCCTGGTTCGGAGACACGGTCGCTCCACACCAGCATCTCGCCATGGCCCGGATGCGGTGCGTGGAGTTTCGGCGACCCATGGTGCGGGCGGCCAACTCCGGGATCAGCGCGATCATCGACGCGGACGGGGGCTTTGCCGCTTCCCTTGGCCTCTTCCGCAGGGGGATTCTGGTCGCCGCGATCCGGCCGGCGACCGGCGAAACCGTCTACGCAAAAACCGGGGAAATCTTTGGGATTTCCTGTAGTATACTTACGGTTTTCGCGTTCATTCTTCCCCTGCGAGGTTCCCATGGCTTCCGGATTGCTAGAAGAGAAGACGTCGGCGCTTGA
- the prfB gene encoding peptide chain release factor 2 (programmed frameshift): protein MASGLLEEKTSALEARFQALRGYLEVDAKQSRLKELTAEVARDGFWDAPEATERVLRERKVIGTFLGRWSSLESSLEDLRAYLALAGESGGEGLTAEIEQQIATVDEALDAIELERMLSGENDALNAIVTIHAGAGGTESQDWAEMLLRMYTRFADRNGYGLELVERQEGDEAGIKSATFLLSGDHPYGYLKAETGVHRLVRISPFDANKRRHTSFASVFVSPEIDDNVDIKINESDLKIDTLRSGGAGGQHVNKVESAVRFTHIPTGVVVLCQQERSQGKNRALAMKILRSKLYELEMRQRAEKVNEAHKAKKEIAWGSQIRSYVLAPYRLVKDHRTGHETGNVDAVLDGDIMEFIRKYLLGGGPEGETGDAA from the exons ATGGCTTCCGGATTGCTAGAAGAGAAGACGTCGGCGCTTGAAGCGCGGTTCCAGGCACTCCGGGGCTATCTT GAGGTAGACGCGAAGCAGTCCCGCCTCAAGGAGCTCACGGCCGAGGTCGCGCGCGACGGTTTCTGGGATGCCCCGGAGGCGACCGAGCGTGTCCTTCGGGAGCGGAAGGTGATCGGGACGTTCCTCGGGCGCTGGTCGTCCCTTGAATCGTCCCTGGAGGACCTGCGGGCGTATCTCGCCCTCGCGGGCGAGTCGGGCGGCGAGGGGCTGACCGCCGAAATCGAACAGCAGATCGCCACCGTCGACGAGGCGCTGGACGCGATCGAGCTCGAGCGGATGCTCTCCGGCGAGAACGATGCGCTGAACGCCATCGTCACGATTCACGCCGGGGCGGGGGGAACGGAGTCCCAGGACTGGGCGGAGATGCTCCTCCGGATGTACACCCGGTTCGCGGACCGGAACGGATACGGCTTGGAGCTCGTCGAGCGGCAGGAGGGCGACGAGGCGGGGATCAAGAGCGCCACCTTCCTCCTGTCGGGCGACCACCCGTACGGGTACCTCAAGGCGGAAACCGGCGTCCACCGGCTCGTCCGGATTTCGCCGTTCGACGCCAACAAGCGTCGTCACACGTCGTTCGCATCCGTCTTCGTTTCGCCCGAGATCGACGACAACGTCGATATCAAGATCAACGAGTCGGACCTTAAGATCGACACGTTGCGCTCCGGCGGCGCCGGGGGACAGCACGTGAACAAGGTCGAGTCCGCGGTCCGGTTCACCCACATTCCCACCGGGGTCGTCGTGCTCTGCCAGCAGGAGCGGTCGCAGGGGAAGAACCGGGCGCTGGCGATGAAGATCCTCCGGTCGAAGCTCTACGAGCTCGAGATGCGGCAGCGGGCGGAGAAGGTGAACGAGGCGCACAAGGCGAAAAAGGAGATCGCCTGGGGGTCGCAGATCCGCTCATACGTGCTCGCGCCGTATCGCCTGGTGAAAGACCACCGCACGGGCCACGAGACGGGGAACGTCGACGCCGTCCTCGACGGGGACATCATGGAATTCATCAGGAAGTACCTGCTTGGCGGTGGTCCGGAAGGGGAAACGGGGGACGCAGCGTGA
- the lysS gene encoding lysine--tRNA ligase, which translates to MKERFLKIGSMESGGRNPWPNDQAPGWTNAGARAAAEGRAPEELAARPIRVDVAGRVMGLRRFGKAAFLVLSDRSGRLQAYLKKDHLGEEAYDRFLKSVDVGDILWVDGSLFLTRTGELTVDAARFRMLAKAIRPLPEKWHGLSDIETRYRQRYVDLIVNEDVREIFRRRARIVSFLRSFLASRDFLEVETPMMQTVAGGATARPFVTHHNALDMDLYLRIAPELYLKRLLVGGFERVFEINRNFRNEGIDTQHNPEFTMIEFYQAYATYKEMMDLTEEMLSSLATELFGTPKFTYQGETVDFTPPWERMTVAQAAARHGGFSEERLADEEFLRETAGRLGVKDAATASPGNLLVAIYEEVAEKKIVGPAFVTEYPIDVSPLSRRNDERPEIVDRFELIVRGREIANAFSELNDPVDQRGRFDEQLRKRERGDEEAHFMDEDYLRALEHGMPPAAGEGIGIDRLVMLLTDSPSIRDVILFPQLRKEG; encoded by the coding sequence ATGAAGGAGCGCTTTCTCAAGATCGGGTCGATGGAATCGGGTGGGCGGAATCCGTGGCCGAACGACCAGGCGCCGGGGTGGACCAACGCGGGAGCCCGCGCCGCCGCGGAGGGACGAGCTCCGGAGGAGCTGGCAGCGCGGCCGATCCGGGTGGACGTTGCGGGGCGGGTGATGGGCCTTCGGCGATTCGGGAAGGCGGCGTTCCTCGTCCTGTCCGACCGGTCGGGACGGCTGCAGGCGTATCTGAAAAAGGATCATCTCGGAGAGGAGGCGTACGACCGCTTCCTGAAATCCGTCGACGTGGGCGATATCCTCTGGGTCGACGGGTCCCTGTTCCTCACCCGAACGGGCGAGCTGACCGTCGATGCGGCGAGGTTCCGCATGCTGGCGAAGGCGATTCGTCCCCTTCCGGAAAAGTGGCACGGGCTCTCCGATATCGAGACCCGGTACCGGCAGCGGTACGTGGACCTGATCGTCAACGAGGATGTCCGGGAGATCTTCCGCCGGCGGGCGCGGATCGTTTCCTTCCTCCGCTCCTTCCTGGCATCCCGGGATTTCCTCGAAGTCGAGACGCCGATGATGCAGACGGTGGCGGGGGGCGCGACGGCTCGTCCGTTCGTGACCCATCACAACGCCCTCGACATGGACCTGTATCTCCGTATCGCCCCGGAGCTCTACCTGAAGCGTCTTCTGGTCGGCGGGTTCGAGCGCGTCTTCGAGATCAACCGGAACTTCCGGAACGAGGGGATCGACACACAGCACAACCCCGAGTTCACGATGATCGAGTTCTACCAGGCGTACGCCACCTACAAGGAGATGATGGATCTGACGGAGGAGATGCTCTCCTCCCTGGCGACGGAGCTGTTCGGCACACCGAAGTTTACCTACCAGGGGGAGACGGTCGACTTCACCCCCCCGTGGGAGCGCATGACGGTGGCGCAGGCCGCGGCCCGACACGGCGGGTTTTCCGAGGAGCGCCTGGCCGACGAGGAGTTCCTGCGGGAGACGGCCGGACGGCTCGGAGTGAAGGACGCGGCGACGGCGTCCCCCGGCAATCTGCTGGTCGCGATCTACGAGGAGGTTGCCGAGAAGAAGATCGTCGGGCCGGCCTTCGTCACCGAATACCCGATCGACGTCTCTCCGCTCTCACGACGCAACGACGAACGGCCGGAGATCGTCGACCGGTTCGAGCTGATCGTCCGCGGCCGGGAGATCGCCAATGCATTCTCCGAGCTGAACGACCCGGTGGACCAGCGGGGGCGATTCGACGAACAGCTTCGCAAGCGGGAACGGGGCGACGAGGAGGCTCATTTCATGGACGAGGATTACCTCCGGGCGCTCGAACACGGGATGCCGCCGGCGGCCGGGGAGGGGATCGGGATCGACCGGCTCGTGATGCTGCTCACCGACTCCCCGTCGATCCGCGACGTGATCCTGTTCCCCCAGCTTCGGAAAGAGGGGTAG
- a CDS encoding lipoprotein-releasing ABC transporter permease subunit — translation MRLPVEYYIARKYLLAKRKQTFISIITFISIGGVTVGVMALIIVLAVMSGFERELKNRILGATAHVHVTSLNGSFADPFAVAEKVRKVDGVVAASPYVFTQMMIASGSGAVGGVLRGVDTATVGDVTRLRRDLRVGRLEELHRVTKGGLPGTILGKELAANLGVGPGDVIEVLVPGGTITPLGAFPKTARFRVVGISESGMYEYDATFAYVDFEEAGRLLGMEGRATGVEVKVRDIYAAAAVAQRIRSTLGYPFWAKDWMQSNRNLFSALWLEKVVMFVILVLIVMVAAFNIISTLIMVVMEKTKDIAVLMTLGATRRSIRRIFAIEGLIIGVAGTSVGTALGALLCGLLQRYQFIRLPSDVYYISTLPVSLDVRTVLIVVASSIMICFLATLYPAFQASRVDPAEAIRYE, via the coding sequence TTGCGCCTGCCCGTCGAGTACTACATCGCCCGGAAGTACCTTCTGGCGAAGCGAAAGCAGACGTTCATCTCGATCATCACCTTCATCTCCATCGGGGGGGTCACGGTAGGGGTGATGGCGCTGATCATCGTCCTCGCGGTGATGAGCGGGTTCGAGCGCGAGCTCAAGAACCGGATCCTCGGGGCCACCGCGCACGTCCACGTCACCAGTTTGAACGGAAGCTTCGCGGACCCGTTCGCCGTGGCGGAGAAAGTGCGGAAGGTCGACGGCGTCGTCGCGGCGTCTCCGTACGTGTTCACCCAGATGATGATCGCCTCGGGAAGCGGCGCCGTCGGCGGTGTGCTTCGCGGTGTGGACACGGCGACGGTCGGCGACGTCACCCGCCTGCGGCGCGACCTCCGGGTCGGACGGCTCGAGGAGCTCCATCGGGTCACGAAAGGCGGGCTCCCGGGCACCATTCTCGGGAAGGAGCTCGCCGCGAACCTTGGCGTCGGGCCGGGGGACGTGATCGAGGTCCTGGTGCCCGGCGGCACGATCACCCCCCTCGGCGCGTTCCCGAAGACGGCCCGGTTCCGCGTCGTCGGCATTTCCGAGTCGGGGATGTACGAGTATGACGCCACTTTCGCCTACGTCGACTTCGAGGAGGCCGGGCGATTACTGGGCATGGAGGGACGGGCCACGGGAGTGGAAGTGAAGGTGAGGGACATCTACGCCGCCGCCGCCGTCGCGCAGCGGATCCGGTCGACGCTCGGGTATCCGTTCTGGGCCAAGGACTGGATGCAGAGCAACCGGAACCTTTTCTCCGCATTGTGGCTCGAAAAGGTGGTGATGTTCGTCATTCTCGTCCTTATCGTTATGGTCGCTGCCTTCAACATCATTTCCACCCTGATCATGGTCGTGATGGAGAAGACGAAGGACATCGCGGTCCTGATGACGCTGGGGGCTACGCGGCGCTCGATCCGGAGGATCTTCGCCATCGAGGGATTGATCATCGGGGTGGCCGGGACGTCGGTCGGGACCGCGCTCGGCGCGCTGCTGTGCGGCCTGCTCCAGCGGTATCAGTTCATCCGGCTTCCGAGCGACGTTTATTACATATCGACCCTGCCTGTCTCCCTCGACGTGAGGACCGTCCTTATCGTGGTGGCCAGCTCCATCATGATCTGCTTCCTCGCCACCCTGTACCCGGCCTTTCAGGCATCCCGGGTGGACCCTGCGGAGGCGATCCGATATGAGTGA
- a CDS encoding ABC transporter ATP-binding protein: MSETPALQAHEVRKVFHRDGYDLEVLKGVSLSLARGETAGVVGISGAGKTTLLQILGTLDRATSGRVLYGGKDVTGLPPDEMADFRNRSVGFVFQSHNLLPEFSVLENVTLPCLIARMDPAEARRRAVALLGEVGLSDRVAHRTGEISGGEQQRAAICRALVMEPSVLLADEPTGNLDRATASGVVDLLLSLNRSRGLSLLMVTHNDQIAARLHRVIRIDDGRIAS; encoded by the coding sequence ATGAGTGAAACGCCCGCACTGCAGGCCCACGAGGTGCGAAAAGTGTTCCACCGCGATGGGTACGACCTCGAAGTGCTGAAGGGCGTCTCCCTCTCCCTCGCTCGGGGTGAGACGGCCGGGGTGGTCGGCATTTCGGGCGCCGGAAAGACGACGCTGCTCCAGATCCTCGGTACCCTCGACCGCGCGACCTCAGGGAGGGTGTTGTACGGGGGGAAAGACGTGACGGGTCTCCCACCGGACGAGATGGCCGACTTCCGGAATCGCTCCGTCGGATTCGTCTTCCAGTCCCACAACCTCCTGCCGGAATTCAGCGTTCTCGAAAACGTGACCCTGCCGTGCCTGATTGCTCGGATGGACCCGGCGGAGGCGCGGCGACGGGCCGTCGCGCTGCTCGGCGAGGTCGGCCTCTCGGACCGTGTCGCGCACCGCACCGGGGAGATCTCCGGCGGAGAGCAGCAGCGCGCCGCGATCTGCCGGGCCCTCGTGATGGAGCCGTCGGTGCTTCTGGCCGACGAGCCGACCGGGAACCTCGACCGGGCGACGGCGTCGGGAGTGGTCGACCTTCTCCTCTCGCTTAACCGGTCGCGGGGTCTATCCCTCCTGATGGTGACGCACAACGACCAGATCGCGGCCCGCCTTCACCGGGTGATCCGGATCGACGACGGCAGGATCGCCTCATGA
- the bamA gene encoding outer membrane protein assembly factor BamA: MRGKNFLSRLTCLCSALLAFGVGTVAADGFRVVSIEVRGANRVAPDAIRKVMGTQVGQELDLEKVRQDVKAIYRMGYFRDVTFDTEEVPGGYRLTVIVVERPIVSGVQIEGNKDVEISDLRAAVTVKERSLFQEEKVKESVNKLIEVFKNKGFIDASVVASVAEDSEGALRVIFRVTEGPKLKIEHIVITGNRFYSSKAIRKVMDTSEKGLLSFITDSGTFKKDVIENDVRKIEALYQNNGFLDSKISEPIVGRGKKGLFVTIRVYEGRQYRVGEIRFSGESGIPEETLRKTVQLKRGDLFDRETLLSDLLALTTLVNDEGYAQALVSPGVEKRKEYPLADVTYRFERGTKFRFGKVEITGNTKTLDRVVRHNLDVSEGRIYSATGLKKSKENLTRTSYFKDAKISTAPSAVPGEMDAKIEVQEGPTGTLSGGLGYSSLDKVFGVVQLSENNLFGRGWKVTLNSQFGARRTTYSIDFRDPNFLDSDFSLLLSAYNTRVFYTDFERKSTGGRAGLGYNFTRFVNASVSLRADSTRILQVRPVASQILLDEFAKGFQRTRSLSFNLNRNTTDKLIDPSRGTVQSGSVEYAGGPFGGGSQFVKYFLNAKAFYPVTASTVFSWNALWAHVVPTKSGGEIPIFERFFLGGPYSIRGFRSRQLSPKDPNTGETIGGNKELVGNLEYLFPLVTEISLKGVFFFDVGNAWAQGEWPWNGQQLRYATGAGVRWYSPMGPLRFELGWNLKPQPGESKRVMEFTIGTAF; encoded by the coding sequence ATGAGGGGAAAGAACTTCCTCTCCCGCCTGACGTGCCTGTGTTCGGCTCTCCTTGCGTTCGGCGTCGGCACCGTGGCGGCGGACGGGTTCCGGGTGGTCTCGATCGAGGTGCGGGGGGCGAATCGCGTCGCCCCGGATGCAATACGGAAGGTGATGGGGACGCAGGTCGGACAGGAACTGGACCTGGAGAAGGTCCGGCAGGACGTCAAGGCAATCTACCGCATGGGGTATTTCCGCGACGTGACGTTCGACACGGAGGAGGTCCCGGGGGGGTATCGCCTTACGGTGATCGTCGTCGAGAGGCCGATCGTCAGCGGGGTGCAGATCGAGGGAAACAAGGATGTCGAGATCTCCGACCTGCGCGCCGCCGTCACCGTCAAGGAGCGGTCCCTCTTCCAGGAGGAAAAGGTAAAGGAATCAGTAAATAAATTAATAGAAGTATTCAAAAACAAAGGGTTTATAGATGCATCCGTTGTGGCGTCCGTCGCGGAGGATTCCGAAGGCGCCCTCCGGGTGATCTTCCGTGTCACCGAGGGCCCGAAGCTGAAGATCGAACATATCGTCATCACCGGGAACCGGTTCTACTCCTCGAAGGCGATCCGCAAGGTGATGGATACTTCGGAGAAGGGACTCCTCTCCTTCATCACCGATTCGGGAACTTTCAAGAAGGACGTCATCGAAAACGACGTGCGGAAGATCGAGGCGCTCTACCAGAACAACGGGTTCCTCGACTCCAAGATCTCCGAGCCGATCGTCGGGCGGGGAAAGAAAGGGCTGTTCGTCACGATCCGCGTCTACGAAGGGCGGCAATACCGTGTCGGGGAAATCCGCTTCTCCGGGGAATCCGGCATCCCGGAGGAGACGCTGCGAAAGACGGTGCAGCTCAAGCGCGGCGACCTCTTCGACCGGGAGACGCTCCTGTCCGACCTGCTCGCCCTCACCACCCTCGTGAACGACGAAGGATACGCGCAGGCCCTCGTTTCCCCGGGGGTGGAGAAGCGCAAGGAGTACCCGTTGGCGGATGTTACGTACCGGTTCGAGCGGGGCACGAAGTTCCGCTTCGGGAAGGTGGAGATCACGGGGAATACGAAGACGCTGGACCGCGTCGTCCGCCACAACCTCGATGTCTCCGAAGGCAGGATCTATTCGGCCACCGGGCTGAAGAAGAGCAAGGAGAACCTGACGCGCACGTCGTACTTCAAGGATGCGAAGATCAGCACCGCGCCTTCCGCGGTGCCGGGCGAGATGGACGCGAAGATCGAGGTGCAGGAAGGGCCGACCGGGACCCTGTCGGGGGGGCTCGGGTACAGTTCGCTCGACAAGGTCTTCGGCGTGGTCCAGCTGAGCGAGAACAACCTCTTCGGCAGGGGATGGAAGGTGACGCTCAACTCCCAGTTCGGGGCCCGCCGGACCACGTACAGCATCGACTTCCGCGATCCCAATTTCCTCGACTCGGACTTCAGCCTCCTCCTCTCGGCCTACAACACGCGCGTCTTCTACACCGACTTCGAGCGGAAATCGACCGGGGGGAGGGCGGGGCTGGGGTACAACTTCACCCGGTTCGTCAACGCGAGCGTCTCCCTGCGCGCGGACTCCACCCGCATCCTCCAGGTCAGGCCGGTCGCCTCGCAGATACTCCTCGACGAGTTCGCCAAGGGGTTCCAGCGCACCCGCAGCCTCTCGTTCAACCTGAACCGGAACACGACCGACAAGCTCATCGACCCCTCGCGGGGTACCGTCCAATCGGGTAGTGTGGAATACGCGGGCGGACCTTTCGGCGGAGGCAGCCAGTTCGTCAAATATTTCCTCAACGCGAAGGCGTTCTACCCGGTGACCGCCTCGACCGTTTTCTCGTGGAACGCACTGTGGGCGCACGTTGTCCCGACGAAAAGCGGTGGAGAGATTCCCATCTTCGAGCGATTCTTCCTCGGAGGGCCGTACAGCATCCGCGGGTTTAGATCCAGGCAACTTTCCCCGAAGGATCCCAACACCGGGGAAACGATCGGCGGCAACAAGGAATTGGTCGGGAATCTCGAATACCTGTTCCCGCTGGTCACGGAGATCTCTCTCAAGGGAGTCTTCTTCTTCGACGTCGGGAACGCGTGGGCGCAAGGGGAGTGGCCGTGGAACGGCCAGCAGCTCCGGTACGCCACCGGGGCAGGGGTGCGGTGGTACTCCCCCATGGGGCCGCTCCGGTTCGAGCTGGGCTGGAACCTCAAACCCCAGCCCGGGGAATCGAAAAGGGTGATGGAGTTCACGATCGGAACGGCGTTCTGA
- a CDS encoding OmpH family outer membrane protein: MRKAGIILVAAAIAMVFAGTSLAEGLRVAVIDVNKILNDSAAGQAAKKKMEARYEELKKTIDAKQEEARKIKEEIDKQKVMVGKEKLKEKEDALQAKLNELRQMTQEGEREMQTRQGEFTREVLKKIEAKVEVVVKADKLDLVLEKSAGVVHYNESMDITRRVLDLVNANDKTAPEKKAAPEKKGSGGGK; encoded by the coding sequence ATGCGGAAAGCGGGAATCATTCTGGTAGCGGCGGCAATTGCAATGGTCTTCGCGGGGACCTCCCTCGCGGAAGGGCTTCGGGTGGCCGTCATCGACGTCAACAAGATCCTCAACGACTCCGCGGCGGGTCAGGCGGCGAAGAAGAAGATGGAAGCCCGGTACGAGGAGCTGAAGAAAACGATCGACGCGAAGCAGGAAGAGGCGCGCAAGATCAAGGAAGAGATCGACAAGCAGAAGGTGATGGTCGGCAAGGAGAAGCTCAAGGAGAAAGAGGACGCCCTCCAGGCGAAGCTCAACGAACTGCGCCAGATGACCCAGGAAGGGGAGCGGGAGATGCAGACCCGGCAGGGCGAGTTCACCCGCGAAGTCCTCAAGAAGATCGAGGCGAAGGTGGAAGTCGTCGTGAAGGCCGACAAGCTCGACCTCGTCCTCGAAAAATCGGCGGGGGTGGTCCATTACAACGAGTCGATGGACATCACCCGGCGGGTCCTGGACCTGGTGAACGCGAACGACAAGACGGCGCCGGAGAAAAAGGCGGCGCCCGAGAAAAAGGGTAGTGGCGGTGGTAAGTAA
- the lpxD gene encoding UDP-3-O-(3-hydroxymyristoyl)glucosamine N-acyltransferase, producing the protein MVSKLLLSDLAGKIGAILQGPDVEVGGIAAVDEAGPGQVTFLSNPKYARKARETKASAIIAKQPIAGAGCAFLLTPDPYLAFALAVEQFHPPVRPAAGVSAQASVHPAAVLGKGVHVGPFAVIDEGAVIGDRVTLYPGAYVGKGAVVDEDTVLHPHVTLYEGVRIGKRVLLHAGCVIGSDGFGFAPTPQGFRKIPQVGTVEIGDDVEIGANTTIDRAALGVTRVGPGTKLDNLIQVGHNVEIGRDTVIAAQVGISGSVRIGNRVMIGGQSGLAGHLELGDGVMLGAKTGVLASLSADENRVWSGIPAMPHRRWLKMVALLPKLPELFRRVTRLEGGKPEKGEE; encoded by the coding sequence GTGGTAAGTAAGCTTCTCCTCTCGGACCTGGCGGGGAAGATCGGGGCCATCCTCCAGGGGCCGGACGTCGAGGTGGGCGGGATCGCGGCGGTGGACGAGGCCGGTCCGGGGCAGGTCACCTTCCTGTCGAACCCGAAGTACGCCCGCAAGGCCCGCGAGACGAAGGCATCCGCGATCATCGCCAAACAGCCGATCGCCGGAGCCGGGTGTGCGTTCCTGCTGACGCCGGATCCGTACCTCGCCTTCGCCCTCGCCGTCGAGCAGTTCCATCCGCCGGTGCGGCCTGCCGCCGGCGTCTCCGCGCAGGCCAGCGTCCACCCGGCCGCCGTGCTCGGGAAGGGGGTCCACGTCGGGCCCTTCGCCGTCATCGACGAGGGAGCGGTCATCGGGGACCGGGTTACTCTGTACCCCGGCGCATACGTCGGGAAGGGGGCCGTCGTCGACGAGGACACCGTTCTTCACCCGCATGTCACGCTCTACGAAGGGGTACGGATCGGAAAGCGTGTGCTTCTGCACGCCGGTTGCGTGATCGGCAGCGACGGATTCGGGTTCGCCCCGACGCCTCAAGGGTTCCGGAAGATCCCTCAGGTGGGGACCGTCGAGATCGGGGACGACGTCGAGATCGGCGCGAACACGACGATCGACCGCGCCGCGCTCGGGGTCACCCGCGTCGGCCCCGGGACCAAGCTGGACAACCTGATCCAGGTGGGGCACAACGTGGAGATCGGCCGGGACACGGTGATCGCCGCCCAGGTGGGGATTTCGGGCAGCGTCCGGATCGGAAACCGCGTGATGATCGGCGGGCAGTCGGGGCTGGCGGGGCACCTCGAGTTGGGCGACGGGGTGATGCTCGGCGCAAAGACCGGGGTACTCGCCTCGCTGTCGGCGGACGAAAACCGGGTGTGGTCGGGAATCCCCGCGATGCCGCACCGGAGATGGCTGAAAATGGTTGCGCTCCTGCCGAAGCTGCCGGAGCTCTTCCGGCGTGTCACGCGTCTGGAAGGCGGGAAGCCCGAAAAAGGGGAGGAGTGA
- the fabZ gene encoding 3-hydroxyacyl-ACP dehydratase FabZ, translating into MFRIREIMELLPHRYPFLLVDRIVEWEPEKRIVGIKNVTINEPFFQGHFPNHPIMPGVLIVEALAQTGGILALKAIGGGGRIAYFTGIDNCKFRRPVVPGDQLRLEINVIAHKGPTWKMHGEARVDGALAARGDVTATIPDGIGPDTEGEEA; encoded by the coding sequence GTGTTCCGTATCCGGGAGATCATGGAGCTGTTGCCGCACCGGTATCCGTTTCTGCTCGTAGACCGGATCGTGGAGTGGGAGCCGGAGAAACGGATCGTCGGCATCAAGAACGTGACGATCAACGAGCCGTTCTTCCAGGGGCATTTCCCCAACCACCCCATCATGCCGGGCGTCCTGATCGTGGAGGCCCTCGCGCAGACAGGCGGAATCCTCGCGCTTAAGGCGATCGGTGGCGGGGGGCGGATCGCCTACTTCACGGGGATCGACAACTGCAAATTCCGCCGTCCGGTCGTCCCAGGAGACCAGCTTCGCCTGGAGATCAACGTGATCGCCCACAAGGGCCCGACGTGGAAGATGCACGGGGAGGCCCGTGTCGACGGCGCCCTCGCGGCGAGAGGGGATGTGACGGCGACGATCCCGGACGGCATCGGGCCGGACACGGAGGGGGAGGAGGCATGA
- the lpxA gene encoding acyl-ACP--UDP-N-acetylglucosamine O-acyltransferase has product MIHPTAIIDPGAELGKDVAVGPFAVIGPKVTIGDGTTVGSHAVIESHVRMGKGNRIHSFASIGAIPQDLKFRGEESWVEMGDGNIIREFATVNRGTAGGGGVTRIGNNTLVMAYCHIAHDCAVGSRVIMANAATLAGHITIEDGAIIGGLTGVHQFVRIGEHCIIGAMSGVSQDVPPYVTAVVSRPQRGYALYGLNLIGLRRNRFSPETVAALKQAFKIIFRAEVPLKEALARAEAELPPLPEVKHLIAFVRESKRGVLR; this is encoded by the coding sequence ATGATCCATCCGACCGCGATCATCGACCCCGGGGCCGAGCTCGGGAAGGACGTCGCGGTGGGCCCGTTCGCCGTGATCGGGCCGAAGGTGACGATCGGGGACGGGACCACGGTCGGATCGCACGCCGTCATCGAGTCCCATGTCCGGATGGGGAAGGGAAACCGCATCCATTCGTTCGCCTCCATCGGCGCGATCCCGCAGGACCTGAAGTTCCGCGGCGAGGAATCGTGGGTGGAGATGGGGGACGGGAACATCATCCGCGAGTTTGCCACCGTGAACCGCGGGACAGCCGGTGGCGGAGGAGTGACGCGCATCGGGAACAACACCCTGGTGATGGCGTACTGCCACATCGCCCACGATTGCGCCGTGGGGAGCCGCGTCATCATGGCGAACGCGGCCACCCTCGCCGGCCACATCACGATCGAGGACGGCGCGATCATCGGCGGATTGACCGGGGTGCACCAGTTCGTCCGGATCGGGGAGCACTGCATCATCGGTGCGATGTCGGGTGTATCGCAGGATGTTCCGCCGTACGTCACGGCGGTCGTGTCGCGGCCGCAGCGCGGGTACGCGCTGTACGGGCTGAACCTCATCGGGCTCCGGCGGAACCGCTTTTCCCCGGAGACCGTAGCGGCGTTGAAGCAGGCGTTCAAGATCATCTTTCGGGCGGAGGTTCCCCTCAAGGAGGCGCTGGCGCGCGCCGAGGCGGAACTGCCGCCTCTGCCCGAGGTCAAGCACCTGATCGCGTTCGTCCGCGAGAGCAAGCGCGGCGTTTTGAGATAG